In the genome of Acidobacteriota bacterium, the window GGCGAGGGCCCGGAGGCCGGGGCGAGAAGCCGCCTCCCGGCCTGGAGGGGGGCGGGCCTCCGTCCCTGGGGCGAGGGGGGGCGGAGGCGTCCCGGGCGCGCGCCTCGTTGATGGTCAGGGGCCGGCCCCGAAGAGGCTGATTGTTGAGCCGCCGGACGGCCTCGTCGGCCTGTTCCCGCTCACTGAATTCGATGAACGCGAATCCCCTGAGCCTTCCGGTTTCGCGGTCCGCCGGGAGATAGACGTACGAGAGGGGCCCCACCTGCTCGAAGTGCTGTTTGAGCTCTTCCTCCGTCACGTCGTAGGGAAGGTTTCCGACAAACAACCGGACGGACATCTCTCCTCCTCTTCAGGACAAACCTGGGCGCCCGGCGCCGCGCCGCGACGCATTCACCTCGGGGAGTGTACCAAAACGCGGTCGTACGTCAATCGTCCCCGACCGGCCTCGGTTCTCCCCTTGTCCACCCCGTCGTCTCATGGCCCGGCGATTCTCCGCGCCTCCTCCAACCGGCTCTGCAGGTCGGGCACCAGCGAGGGATCCGCCGCCAGAGCCTCCTCCAGGATCTTCACCGCCTCCGTGGCGGTCCGGCGCCGCTCCTCCCCCGACGCCGCCGAAGCCCGCGCGAGAAGCAGGGCGCCCTTTTCGCCTAGGGCCTGGTGCATTCCCGGATTCAACCGGAGTGCCTTCTCCGCCGCCGCGAGGCCCTTTTGCACCTCCCCGGCGCCGCTCCTCCCCCTTTCGCCGAGCCATTCGGCCCGAATGCGGTGGCCCTGCGCCACGTTCAGAAACGTGTGGGGCGAGGCGGGGTTGGCCT includes:
- a CDS encoding RNA-binding protein; the encoded protein is MSVRLFVGNLPYDVTEEELKQHFEQVGPLSYVYLPADRETGRLRGFAFIEFSEREQADEAVRRLNNQPLRGRPLTINEARARDASAPPRPRDGGPPPSRPGGGFSPRPPGPRPMGPRPSAWAPPEDGEAEARRGKTGGGRTFGPDAPAKKRKWEKSDKAPKGIRRRLDEKVRYSEIDDPDDDFDNFRGDNIAIKASDDDEGLE